The proteins below are encoded in one region of Bifidobacterium catenulatum DSM 16992 = JCM 1194 = LMG 11043:
- a CDS encoding serine/threonine-protein kinase produces MDAMSDLSALNLEAGSLVGGYTLISRLGSGAMGSVWRVRDDGGHQYAMKILRDSLAEEDASGERSRDQLTARERLRREAMALQKVRHPGVCGIVDMELDDALAFIVTELIDGKNLREDVRANGRYVGDDLERLGRKLIEAVKAVHAAGIVHRDIKPTNVMVSNTGPVLVDFGIAMGEGESHVTRTGLVMGTPGFIAPEIIDGAESDEMSDWWSVASVLAFAATGEPVFGTKPMMAVLERAAAGSANLVGLPAGTMAAFRSALNPDRTKRCTPDELLQAIALDALNPQAWDAADTASDSGSTAGISEAMPPFAESPDNPRELWRALDHITGEDAIGTRTLPQFVEATQTIGTTGIADITDTVIADASDAGTSVMDINAHTTTIPLGTGTRVLPVMLPVDSGDTSVLPQDAPQDAPQSTRVMPVQDAWNPTQEATQIDPAIKPALQRIANQRPPAVIPNASVEKAQNVQAQDIPTSTMPVMPATPITQASPAAPLNLNAPQPPNPADVLRGELLSRGTLLCALLAIPVALFGLFSPWLAWAAGALLAWLLATIGFNMEAQLEREGRRGGNRKASDWLARAATLPWHVLKGLGYAVPRALIMAAIATLGLAIATVALQLPFAMVDTSIFGFTIPLPTWIEGPVSQSGVVQAGCCAIGWLICALTPGALALRLGAGTLRGRPKSSTPAESYEM; encoded by the coding sequence ATGGATGCCATGAGCGACTTAAGCGCATTGAATCTGGAGGCGGGCAGCCTCGTTGGCGGATATACGTTGATTTCACGGCTTGGATCGGGGGCAATGGGATCGGTCTGGCGTGTGCGCGATGACGGCGGACACCAGTATGCGATGAAGATCTTGCGCGATTCCCTTGCCGAGGAAGATGCATCCGGCGAACGTTCCCGCGATCAGCTGACCGCACGCGAGCGCCTGCGCAGGGAGGCGATGGCGCTGCAGAAAGTGCGTCACCCCGGCGTGTGCGGCATTGTGGACATGGAATTGGATGATGCGCTGGCTTTTATCGTAACCGAGCTGATCGATGGCAAGAATCTGCGTGAGGATGTGCGAGCCAACGGCCGGTATGTGGGCGACGATCTGGAACGGTTGGGACGCAAGCTGATCGAGGCGGTGAAGGCCGTGCATGCGGCCGGTATTGTGCACCGCGATATCAAACCGACGAATGTGATGGTGTCGAATACCGGACCGGTGTTGGTGGATTTCGGTATTGCCATGGGCGAGGGCGAAAGCCATGTGACGCGCACGGGTTTGGTTATGGGCACTCCGGGATTCATCGCACCGGAAATCATTGATGGCGCGGAATCCGATGAGATGAGTGACTGGTGGTCGGTAGCGAGCGTGCTGGCGTTTGCCGCTACCGGCGAACCGGTGTTCGGCACGAAGCCGATGATGGCCGTGTTGGAGCGTGCCGCTGCGGGAAGCGCGAATTTGGTCGGGCTTCCGGCGGGAACCATGGCCGCGTTCCGTTCAGCGTTGAATCCGGATCGTACGAAACGTTGCACGCCCGACGAATTGTTGCAGGCGATTGCGTTGGATGCGTTGAATCCGCAAGCTTGGGATGCTGCGGATACCGCTTCGGATTCGGGTTCCACTGCCGGCATATCGGAGGCGATGCCCCCTTTTGCTGAATCGCCTGACAATCCACGAGAACTTTGGCGGGCACTGGATCATATAACGGGCGAAGACGCCATCGGGACGCGCACATTGCCGCAATTCGTTGAGGCCACACAGACCATCGGCACAACCGGTATTGCTGACATAACCGATACTGTTATTGCCGATGCGTCCGATGCCGGCACCTCGGTCATGGATATCAACGCACATACCACGACGATTCCTCTTGGCACCGGCACGCGCGTGCTGCCTGTCATGCTGCCTGTCGATAGCGGAGATACCAGCGTGCTGCCACAAGATGCACCACAGGACGCACCGCAATCCACGCGGGTGATGCCGGTGCAGGATGCGTGGAATCCCACTCAAGAAGCCACACAAATCGATCCGGCCATCAAACCGGCGTTGCAACGCATTGCCAACCAGCGACCACCGGCGGTGATACCGAATGCGTCGGTTGAAAAGGCGCAAAACGTGCAGGCGCAAGACATACCAACGTCCACTATGCCAGTTATGCCGGCCACTCCGATTACGCAGGCATCCCCAGCGGCCCCGCTCAACCTGAATGCGCCGCAACCGCCGAATCCGGCCGACGTGCTTCGTGGCGAACTGTTGAGCCGAGGCACGCTCCTCTGCGCGCTTCTGGCCATTCCTGTGGCGCTGTTCGGCTTGTTCTCGCCTTGGCTGGCCTGGGCTGCGGGTGCACTACTGGCTTGGCTGCTCGCCACCATCGGATTCAATATGGAAGCGCAGCTGGAGCGTGAAGGCCGCCGTGGAGGCAACCGAAAAGCCTCCGACTGGCTCGCACGCGCGGCCACGCTGCCTTGGCATGTGCTCAAAGGGTTGGGCTATGCGGTGCCACGCGCATTGATCATGGCTGCGATCGCCACATTGGGATTGGCGATCGCCACAGTCGCGCTGCAATTACCGTTCGCCATGGTGGATACCTCGATATTCGGATTCACGATTCCACTGCCGACTTGGATTGAAGGACCGGTTTCGCAAAGCGGCGTCGTCCAAGCCGGCTGTTGCGCCATCGGTTGGCTGATATGCGCCCTCACTCCGGGGGCTCTGGCGCTGCGATTGGGAGCTGGAACGCTACGTGGCCGCCCGAAATCCAGCACTCCCGCGGAATCGTATGAAATGTAG
- a CDS encoding DsbA family protein — MAQNSKDAQKRASRAERRAAEAAAMKARAEQMEKERKQQTIIGAIVVAVLVILVAIGAFTVYHNMHKNAETQASTQTVEEAYDKLQKVKNTPKLVDDKGGLLISKNGYGKSVDGAPTVAIYMDFLCPGCGNLHRQLDADLQKMVDAGQINLDLHFMAFMDKWSTDEYSSRAANAAIYLAEHDSNPTHLITFMEKMYAEDFQPEESSNYKSVSDDQIREQMIASGVSEDVADKAFGRDYQDWLDAVDTYTPKRSELWNTSGTYKDSMTTPTVTINGKFWNMNQLSTAQETIEEGLLEAIGIKSDDIGKEGVMPSIGSDKDPISNTTGE; from the coding sequence ATGGCCCAGAACAGTAAGGATGCGCAGAAGCGCGCCAGCCGCGCCGAGCGTAGGGCCGCTGAGGCCGCGGCCATGAAGGCCCGCGCCGAACAGATGGAAAAGGAACGTAAGCAGCAGACCATCATCGGCGCCATTGTGGTGGCCGTGCTGGTGATCCTGGTGGCGATCGGCGCGTTCACCGTGTATCACAACATGCACAAGAATGCCGAAACCCAGGCTTCCACCCAAACCGTGGAAGAGGCATACGACAAGCTGCAGAAGGTCAAAAACACGCCAAAGCTCGTCGACGACAAGGGCGGATTGCTGATTTCGAAGAATGGTTACGGCAAGTCCGTCGACGGCGCTCCGACGGTCGCGATCTACATGGACTTCCTGTGCCCGGGTTGTGGCAATCTGCATCGTCAGCTTGATGCGGATCTGCAGAAGATGGTCGATGCGGGGCAGATCAATCTTGATTTGCATTTCATGGCGTTCATGGACAAATGGTCCACCGACGAATATTCAAGCCGTGCCGCGAATGCCGCAATCTACCTGGCCGAGCATGACAGCAATCCGACGCATCTGATCACGTTCATGGAAAAAATGTACGCCGAGGATTTCCAGCCTGAGGAAAGCTCGAACTACAAGTCAGTCAGCGATGATCAGATCAGGGAACAGATGATCGCCTCGGGAGTGTCTGAGGATGTTGCGGACAAGGCGTTCGGCCGCGACTACCAGGATTGGCTTGACGCCGTCGACACCTATACGCCGAAGCGTTCCGAACTGTGGAACACGTCCGGAACCTACAAAGACAGCATGACCACTCCAACGGTGACCATAAACGGCAAGTTCTGGAATATGAACCAGCTGAGCACCGCGCAGGAGACCATCGAGGAAGGCCTGCTGGAGGCCATCGGAATCAAGTCAGACGATATTGGAAAGGAAGGCGTAATGCCCTCCATCGGCTCCGACAAGGATCCGATCTCCAACACCACTGGCGAGTGA
- a CDS encoding LytR C-terminal domain-containing protein, whose protein sequence is MTQANDERAARKQYIRSRQKVVFAIIGTILAVALVISLLFFFHVGGLGKVKSAAVQPNYGQQAPCAAQEQDGSKGKYVENRNITVRVLNGTEFSGFAQAVSSALQNREFNTQAAGNYTSSKVERTMIIFGKNAINQAYTVNSNFTDAKMVMDDREDMLIDVVVGATFDNLQNQKQVPTAGKKIESFEGCVTVDKMTDVQKAPEHDAV, encoded by the coding sequence ATGACTCAGGCTAACGACGAGCGCGCCGCGCGCAAACAGTACATTCGCAGCCGTCAGAAGGTGGTGTTCGCCATCATCGGCACCATTTTGGCGGTCGCATTGGTAATTTCCTTGCTGTTCTTCTTCCATGTTGGAGGATTGGGCAAAGTCAAATCGGCTGCGGTACAACCGAATTACGGCCAGCAGGCTCCTTGTGCCGCTCAGGAACAGGACGGCAGCAAAGGCAAGTACGTGGAGAACCGCAACATCACCGTGCGCGTGCTCAACGGCACTGAATTCTCCGGCTTCGCACAAGCCGTCAGCAGCGCGCTGCAGAATCGCGAGTTCAACACCCAGGCCGCCGGCAACTACACCAGTTCCAAGGTGGAGCGCACGATGATTATCTTCGGCAAGAACGCCATTAATCAGGCGTACACGGTGAACAGCAACTTCACCGACGCGAAAATGGTGATGGACGATCGTGAGGATATGCTAATCGACGTTGTGGTCGGCGCGACCTTCGACAATCTGCAGAATCAGAAGCAAGTGCCGACCGCCGGCAAGAAGATCGAAAGCTTCGAAGGATGCGTTACCGTCGACAAGATGACCGACGTACAGAAGGCTCCCGAACACGACGCAGTTTGA
- a CDS encoding NUDIX hydrolase → MITPADLARMLAHAADDHTQNPMAPDKLLYTSQSVSLRQETIITPSAPTPAMMPQRRATDGPTTFASLDAQELPVVREYSAGGLVFDDKGRVAIIARHSRSGHLEWCLPKGHIEKGETPQQTAVREVHEETGILGEVVDSIATIDYWFTGTSQRVHKLVHHFALRQIGGELTVEGDPDHEAEDAIWVDFADLDDVLSYPNERKIAWLYARKLNRQA, encoded by the coding sequence ATGATTACGCCCGCAGACCTTGCACGCATGCTTGCCCATGCTGCGGACGACCATACCCAAAATCCGATGGCACCGGACAAACTGCTATACACATCGCAGTCCGTTTCCTTGCGTCAAGAGACCATCATCACGCCCAGCGCACCCACCCCAGCAATGATGCCGCAGCGGCGCGCCACAGACGGTCCGACCACATTCGCCTCGCTCGACGCGCAGGAACTGCCGGTAGTACGCGAATATTCGGCAGGCGGTCTCGTATTCGACGACAAGGGCCGTGTGGCGATCATCGCACGTCATTCACGCAGCGGGCATTTGGAATGGTGCCTGCCGAAAGGCCATATCGAAAAAGGTGAGACACCGCAGCAAACCGCCGTTCGCGAAGTACATGAGGAAACCGGCATTTTGGGTGAAGTGGTCGATTCCATCGCCACCATCGACTACTGGTTCACGGGAACCAGCCAGCGCGTGCACAAGCTGGTGCATCATTTCGCATTGCGCCAGATCGGCGGCGAGCTGACGGTGGAAGGCGATCCGGACCATGAGGCGGAAGACGCGATTTGGGTGGATTTTGCTGATTTGGACGACGTTCTCAGCTACCCGAACGAACGAAAGATAGCATGGTTGTACGCAAGGAAACTCAACAGACAGGCGTGA
- the rsmA gene encoding 16S rRNA (adenine(1518)-N(6)/adenine(1519)-N(6))-dimethyltransferase RsmA: protein MTENANETNETDETMQGRLLGAADIRRIAAEAGISPTKKFGQNFVIDPGTVRRIVREAGVTADDHVLEVGPGLGSLTLAILETGATMTAVEIDPPVAERLPGTIAEFMPDAVDRFRVVNRDALTVTPENLPDFNNDDSFTLVANLPYNVATPILLTLLERFDNLGTFLVMVQKEVADRLSEKPGSKIYGTPSVKLAWYGTAERVGIIGRNVFWPAPNVDSALVLFKRYEGGHTSSANNPDGSVVDRETVFRLIDAAFGQRRKTLHAALKKVVPSEAFERAGIDPTRRGETLTIDEFVALARAMGEVPEA, encoded by the coding sequence ATGACAGAAAACGCGAACGAAACCAACGAAACCGACGAAACTATGCAAGGCCGCCTGTTGGGGGCTGCTGACATTCGCCGTATCGCAGCCGAGGCCGGTATCAGCCCGACAAAAAAATTCGGGCAGAATTTCGTAATCGACCCGGGCACGGTTCGTCGTATCGTGCGCGAGGCGGGTGTGACCGCCGACGATCATGTGCTGGAAGTCGGACCTGGATTGGGTTCGCTGACATTGGCGATTTTGGAAACTGGGGCGACGATGACCGCCGTGGAGATCGACCCGCCCGTTGCGGAACGACTGCCCGGCACCATCGCCGAATTCATGCCGGACGCGGTGGATCGTTTCCGCGTAGTCAACCGTGATGCACTGACCGTAACGCCGGAAAATCTGCCTGATTTCAATAATGACGATTCGTTCACTCTCGTCGCAAATCTGCCATACAACGTGGCCACGCCGATTCTGCTGACGCTGCTGGAACGTTTCGACAATCTCGGAACTTTTCTGGTGATGGTGCAGAAGGAAGTCGCGGACCGACTGAGCGAAAAGCCCGGTTCAAAGATCTACGGCACTCCAAGCGTGAAGCTCGCATGGTACGGCACCGCGGAACGCGTGGGCATTATCGGGCGCAATGTGTTCTGGCCGGCGCCGAATGTGGATTCCGCGCTGGTGCTGTTCAAACGATACGAGGGCGGGCACACGTCTTCCGCCAACAATCCCGACGGTTCCGTGGTGGACCGCGAAACCGTGTTCCGTCTCATCGACGCCGCATTTGGGCAGCGACGCAAAACCCTGCATGCTGCGTTGAAGAAAGTCGTACCTTCCGAAGCGTTTGAGCGGGCAGGCATCGATCCGACGCGACGTGGCGAGACGCTTACCATCGACGAATTCGTGGCACTGGCACGCGCCATGGGCGAGGTGCCGGAAGCATGA
- a CDS encoding 4-(cytidine 5'-diphospho)-2-C-methyl-D-erythritol kinase, with the protein MSGNGNGNAINEVSVDCPAKTNLTLHVGAPRSEWGGRHELDTIYCAVGVYDTVTASRKKPGAGFSLNLDGAYLGDLASSGSDMRRNHAVLALFAMAEASSHEPDVALNIEKRIPVGAGMAGGSADAAATILALNTLWNLDWPIERLQQVAATLGADMPFCLTGGYARGTGFGEQIEQLSKHSNDVRELTKQGFAGRLLVGAYQAELRTPEVYAMFDQIGAGAGDNNHLQQAAISLHPRSGQAIDEALLAGAKQAFISGSGPSVIAFVPTDDAARAVQSAWQQSRCVDRIIASKAPAHPIVHIIA; encoded by the coding sequence ATGAGTGGCAACGGCAACGGCAACGCAATCAATGAAGTCAGTGTGGACTGCCCTGCGAAAACGAATCTGACCTTGCACGTGGGGGCGCCACGCAGCGAATGGGGTGGCCGGCACGAGCTGGACACCATTTACTGCGCCGTCGGCGTATACGACACCGTCACCGCCAGCCGTAAAAAGCCCGGAGCCGGTTTCTCCTTGAATCTTGATGGCGCATATCTTGGCGATCTGGCCTCATCCGGCAGCGACATGCGACGCAACCACGCAGTGCTCGCCCTGTTCGCCATGGCCGAAGCGAGCAGCCATGAACCGGACGTGGCGTTGAACATCGAAAAACGCATTCCCGTCGGCGCAGGCATGGCGGGAGGTTCCGCCGATGCGGCCGCCACGATTCTGGCGTTGAACACGCTATGGAATCTTGATTGGCCCATCGAACGGTTGCAACAGGTCGCCGCTACATTGGGCGCGGATATGCCGTTCTGCCTGACCGGAGGCTACGCGCGAGGCACAGGCTTCGGCGAGCAGATCGAACAGCTCAGCAAGCACAGCAACGACGTGCGCGAATTGACGAAACAGGGCTTTGCGGGCCGTCTGCTGGTCGGCGCGTATCAGGCGGAACTGCGCACGCCGGAAGTGTATGCCATGTTCGACCAAATCGGCGCCGGCGCAGGGGACAACAATCATCTGCAACAAGCGGCGATCTCGCTGCACCCACGCAGCGGGCAGGCAATCGACGAAGCGTTGCTGGCAGGCGCAAAGCAAGCGTTCATCTCCGGATCCGGCCCTTCCGTAATCGCATTCGTACCAACCGACGATGCCGCACGCGCCGTGCAGTCGGCATGGCAGCAAAGCCGTTGCGTCGACCGTATCATCGCCTCCAAGGCGCCGGCCCATCCGATTGTGCATATCATCGCGTAA
- a CDS encoding CCA tRNA nucleotidyltransferase, whose product MNFEVWPEAIELGRMFAEEGYELALVGGPVRDLLLHRKSHDLDFCTSARPEQFEHILRRFGRDGFWDMGRKFGTLGAMRRREDGTEVQVEVTTYRSDTYDPDSRKPEVNYGDTLEGDLSRRDFTVNAMALRVPELEFVDPFGGANDLVKGVLRTPVDPRQSFDDDPLRMMRAVRFVAQLGFRIEPETAEALTDMVDRIEIVSAERVRDELVKMLLSDRPRAGIEALVDSGLADIVFPEIPALQLEIDEHHRHKDVFEHTMIVIDRAVALETGPDGPVPAPDLTLRLAALMHDIGKPKTRRFEAGGKVSFHHHDAVGAKMTRKRLKALHFDHHMVEDVSELVNLHLRFHGYVEEPWTDSAVRRYVKDAGPLYERLNRLTRADATTQNKRKAMVFSSAMDEMEQRVRDLKEKEDFDAIRPDLNGDEIMQLLGIEPGPLVGKAYKHMLEYRLDNGPVERDVAVAELNRWYEEQQSE is encoded by the coding sequence GTGAACTTCGAAGTGTGGCCAGAGGCCATTGAATTAGGGCGTATGTTCGCCGAAGAAGGCTATGAATTGGCGTTGGTGGGAGGTCCCGTTCGGGACCTGCTGTTGCATCGCAAATCGCATGATTTGGATTTTTGCACATCGGCGCGTCCCGAGCAGTTTGAACATATTTTGCGCCGTTTCGGGCGTGATGGCTTTTGGGATATGGGGCGCAAATTCGGCACGTTGGGTGCGATGCGCCGTCGTGAGGATGGCACGGAAGTGCAGGTTGAGGTAACGACCTACCGTTCCGACACGTATGACCCCGACTCGCGCAAGCCGGAAGTCAATTATGGCGACACGCTGGAAGGCGATCTTTCCCGCCGTGATTTCACGGTGAACGCCATGGCGTTGCGCGTGCCCGAATTGGAATTCGTCGACCCGTTCGGCGGTGCGAACGATTTGGTCAAGGGCGTGTTGCGTACGCCGGTCGATCCTCGCCAGTCATTCGACGACGATCCGCTGCGTATGATGCGTGCCGTGCGTTTCGTAGCGCAACTGGGCTTCCGCATCGAACCGGAAACCGCCGAAGCGTTGACTGACATGGTCGATCGCATTGAAATCGTTTCCGCCGAGCGCGTACGCGACGAACTGGTCAAAATGCTGCTGTCCGATCGCCCGCGCGCAGGTATCGAAGCGTTGGTTGATTCCGGTCTTGCGGATATCGTCTTCCCGGAAATTCCGGCATTGCAGCTCGAAATTGACGAACATCATCGTCATAAGGACGTGTTCGAGCACACCATGATCGTCATTGATCGTGCTGTCGCTCTTGAAACCGGCCCGGACGGCCCTGTGCCAGCTCCGGATCTGACGTTGCGTTTGGCTGCGCTCATGCATGATATCGGCAAGCCGAAAACCCGTCGTTTCGAGGCGGGCGGCAAGGTGAGTTTCCATCATCATGATGCGGTCGGTGCGAAAATGACCCGCAAGCGTTTGAAAGCGCTGCATTTTGACCATCATATGGTCGAGGATGTCAGCGAGCTGGTCAATCTGCACTTGCGCTTCCATGGCTACGTGGAGGAGCCGTGGACGGATTCCGCGGTCCGTCGTTACGTCAAGGACGCGGGCCCGCTGTACGAGCGTCTGAACCGCCTTACGCGTGCCGATGCGACCACGCAGAACAAGCGCAAGGCCATGGTGTTTTCGTCGGCGATGGACGAGATGGAACAGCGCGTGCGCGATCTGAAGGAGAAGGAGGATTTCGACGCGATCCGCCCTGATCTGAACGGTGACGAAATCATGCAGCTACTCGGCATTGAACCGGGGCCGCTGGTTGGCAAGGCGTACAAGCACATGTTGGAATATCGTCTCGATAACGGCCCGGTCGAGCGTGATGTCGCTGTTGCCGAGTTGAATCGCTGGTACGAGGAGCAGCAGTCCGAATAA
- a CDS encoding aggregation-promoting factor C-terminal-like domain-containing protein, translated as MTRRWTPRRFVTLRRVRVTACVVSLTLASTLAFGVSARKTVALTIDGETTTVTTYAMSVDRLLQERGVKVKTHDLVESTSPTSMLSNHDVVTVRSAYQTTITINGQEVPFWTVATSAEQLIGFFEQNEADAAKVTVNIDNVYNKLTGGLIINQNGPVTVIADGQSSEAPNGKLPAASILDSKGITLNKEDRVSVEKDNGETILRVRRVTHGEETRTKAVPFGTQTIIDPSLQPGEVVVRQEGEEGEIQQTYDVTYVDGEKERETLTNETTTKIALDRIIAVGPAASSDDSGSDGGSGNSGDTGNSDNTGKNDNSDKNSNSDNSDKKNDSNNNSDNTDNSSDNKKDDSKKDDSESKTDPDPTPTPDPTPTPNPTPTPNPTPTPTPTPQPSDPSAGCRLYHPSPAQAQVYAAGAAAQYGWTGQNWTDLVKLWTRESSWLWYAENASSGAYGIPQSLPGSKMAAFGANWRDDAAVQIDWGLSYIAQRYGSPSKAWEHSEQVGWY; from the coding sequence ATGACGAGAAGGTGGACCCCCCGGAGATTTGTGACGCTTCGGCGTGTTCGTGTGACGGCATGCGTGGTCTCATTGACGCTCGCCTCGACGCTCGCATTCGGCGTAAGCGCGCGCAAAACCGTAGCTCTGACCATCGATGGCGAAACCACCACCGTAACCACATACGCAATGAGCGTCGACCGTCTGCTGCAGGAACGCGGCGTGAAGGTCAAAACGCATGATCTTGTGGAATCCACCAGCCCCACCAGCATGCTGAGCAACCATGACGTGGTTACGGTACGAAGCGCCTACCAGACCACCATCACCATCAACGGGCAGGAAGTGCCCTTCTGGACAGTGGCGACCAGCGCCGAACAGCTAATCGGCTTTTTCGAACAAAACGAAGCAGACGCGGCAAAAGTCACCGTCAATATCGACAACGTGTACAACAAACTCACCGGCGGACTGATCATCAACCAAAACGGGCCGGTCACTGTCATCGCAGACGGACAAAGCTCCGAAGCACCAAATGGTAAACTGCCGGCGGCCTCCATTCTTGACTCCAAAGGCATCACACTGAACAAGGAGGATCGCGTCAGCGTCGAAAAAGACAACGGCGAGACGATCCTGCGCGTCCGCCGCGTGACGCACGGCGAGGAGACACGCACGAAAGCGGTGCCATTCGGCACGCAAACCATCATCGACCCCAGCCTGCAGCCTGGCGAAGTCGTAGTCAGGCAGGAAGGTGAGGAAGGTGAAATCCAGCAAACGTATGACGTTACGTATGTGGATGGCGAGAAGGAACGCGAGACGCTGACCAACGAAACGACCACGAAAATCGCCCTTGACCGGATCATCGCAGTAGGACCGGCAGCATCTTCCGACGATTCGGGGTCAGATGGCGGATCCGGCAATTCCGGAGATACTGGCAATTCCGACAATACCGGGAAAAACGATAATTCGGATAAGAACAGCAATTCCGATAATTCCGACAAGAAAAACGATTCGAACAATAATTCCGATAATACGGACAATTCGAGCGACAACAAAAAAGACGACAGCAAGAAGGACGATTCCGAATCAAAAACGGACCCGGATCCGACACCAACTCCAGACCCGACCCCCACGCCGAATCCGACACCTACGCCGAATCCGACACCGACGCCCACCCCGACACCGCAACCTTCCGATCCTTCAGCAGGATGCCGCCTCTACCACCCCTCCCCCGCGCAGGCACAGGTCTACGCGGCCGGAGCCGCGGCGCAATATGGCTGGACCGGACAAAACTGGACCGATCTGGTGAAACTGTGGACCCGCGAATCGAGCTGGCTGTGGTATGCGGAAAACGCATCTTCCGGAGCTTACGGCATCCCGCAATCGCTTCCAGGCAGCAAAATGGCGGCATTCGGCGCAAACTGGCGTGACGATGCGGCCGTACAGATCGACTGGGGCCTAAGCTACATCGCGCAACGCTACGGCAGCCCATCGAAAGCATGGGAACATTCCGAACAAGTTGGATGGTATTAA